The Apostichopus japonicus isolate 1M-3 chromosome 10, ASM3797524v1, whole genome shotgun sequence genomic sequence gtgaaatatataaacaggtgtattttttttacatgaaaTAAATCATATTACTACTTGAAGactctatacatacatacatacatacaaacacgcatacatacatgaCTATACCCGGCATCAGAACCAACAACACTGGAGAAAGCATAGCAATACAAAGATATACTACAAAGAACATAAAAGGTATATAGTACTTGGCAAGGCGAAAGCAAAATGAGGGTAGAATACCACGACAATACTCacacttttctgttttgttgttCTTCATAGACATGAACTTAAGGATTCCATCTTCAACACAAAGGTATTTTTGGTCACCTTTCCAATCGATATATAGCTGCGAGGAAGAGTCCTCTGGGCGGAAACATTGATACCTTCCGGAACTGACTGTGACATTACGTTCAAACGACACTGTGTTCTCTGCATGAGGTCAAACATTAATAACGTGATCATTAAAAATTGTAACAAAGATGTATTACAAATTAATGACTCGTGGCATCCTCATCGCAATCCGAAATGTGGCATAGACTTGCTTTAGTAAGAAGCTGTATGTGATTATACTCCACCTGGAATTTAACTTGTGTTTGTGCAGAGTGTGAATCAAGTGTAGaagtgaagaagaagaagaaattttcTTAACACTAAGCAAATTTTAAATCAGCGATCCGTGGAGGCAATTCTTCTTTGGTAATTTTGAAATTGGCTGCATCTCAACGCCAGCGAAAGAAATTCGCCCGGGCTATTAACACGTGAACACATTGGAACACTGCACCCCTTTGAACCTTCTATGATACTGTTCTCCACATTATGAGATCATTAAAactcctcccaccccaccccaccccaccccaccccaaaccCCACCACACCCCCCAACTTCTTCATTCCAGCACATGACCTTAAATCTTGTATTCCTCTACGAAGGTTcagtgcagtggcgtaggaaggtacttttgagtggggggctgaagactgatggccggcctgggggaggggtctaaggggagggggtgtcacTCATTGGATGcaatttgggggagggggtgtcacTCATtggatgcaatttggtgcaatatagcacacttcaacacccactccattttgtaaacttaattttgtattttcaccaggccttagatgcaatttggtgctccaaatgagattttttttctcatttggaaatgaaaaaggggttttctgacttgcgaagcgggggggggggggggcggaatgatacttccgcccctccagccccccggttcctacgcccttggttcaGTGTATATACTGCATAGGCTGGATTTCACAGACCAAAGGCTTGGCGCACTAGTGTGTTTTTATACCACCAGAACATGTATAATTACaaggcaaaacaaaattggcatttACTGTAGATCTGTTCTCGATAAAGATTGCAATTTTGACCACCGCCATTGGATATTGACTGATCCGAATGAATTTGGAAACATCGacaaattcacaaaaaaaaatatcaggaGGTTAAAAAAAAGGGCTCACCTTTTGGGTTTATGTGAAAGCTTAAGGTTCGGGTCTCGTAGGTTAAGTATTCGCTGTCAGTTTCATCATCTGATTTTCGAATAATAGTCTGTCATATAAAGAAAGCATGTAACCGTAATTAATAGAATTTTGATTAATGAAACTTTGTGGCAACATTTCTATGTTTCAGCAAGTTGATCATAATATTCGTGACtgagaatgaataataaattcTTCCATATGCTGTTAAGGAAAACTTCAACATCCAGGGCCAGGGCAGTTCAAAGGGGAGAGTGAACGtgtcacctcccccccccccatctcaccccctccctccaatgaaaatgaaaatgtcagTCTCAAATCGATCTCACTTCTGACTCAAGTGTGTAGTGTAATTTACCGCTGTGCCATAAAATCGCTTCAATAGCACAACACATATCGCTGCAGTTGAAGTACCCATATACAAAGTATATTGCTTTTAGtaatcatttaaatatatatatatatatatatatatatatatatatatatatatatatatatatatatggcaaaaCGTGGTTATACATGGATGTAATCCATGTATGGTTACATTCATAGGAGTTATATCCATCACTACACGTAATTGGAAAGACTTACCAAATTGAGAGTGGCGTTAATGTCTGATTCCCAGAACAGGTCTATCAAATCTGAAAGAGATAACGCTGTCACTTCTACATCTCCTACACGGACAATCAAATCGTTTTCTCTGCAAAAGAACGCATAAAAACAAGGTTAACAAttaaggttatatatatatatatatatatatatatatatatatatatatatatatatatatatatatatatatatatatacatatatatatatatatatatatatatgtgtgtgtgtgtgtatatggtAAAGCTGACATGTTGATTGTGAGACACAGAGGTTATTGTTAATAAAGACAACAAACTTTTCAGCACAATACTCAAACGAAGGTAGTGACCGTCCGGCATGTTAACTTCACGAATCCCACCCGACTAAAAATTGGCACAAGCCAAGTAAGATAATTTTTGTTTAATGAGGTTATTTGGTGGTTTAGTGTGACATCCACAGCATGTAGGCAAGACAAAACACCATAGGTAAGTACAGACTGAAGTTGACTTTGacaatgaaaatgtttgttaatATGACAGTCATCAGCAAAACCTGTTACTTCGAATCCATTGTTATGTAGAATAGAGTGGAATGATCTCAGATAGATATTGAAGAACACAGGCCCTAACACAGAAACATTGTCGAACCCCAATACCACATCAACTTTAGTAGAATAAATATCACAGAGACGCACTCGCTGACTGCGAACATTATAACAACGCGGGGCATGTTTCCTCCTAGTTTTCaatcaagcccccccccccccacccttccctaTGTCCTGTTCAAACATAGAACACTAGAAACTATTATACCGTATCGCATTCTCGCTGTCCATTAATCCACCTGGGATTATTTTATGCACCCGGAATCCGTGTTCCCCTTTTCTCAGGTGAATTCCGAGTTTTATTCCACCATCTTCAAATCTAGTGTCCGGGTTTCTAATTCGAATGTTGTTCTCAAatacctcctcctcctcctcctcatgatgctgctcctcctcctcctcctcctcttcctcatcCCCGTTGTTGTTGATTTGGCCGATCTATGAAAAAGTTATGAAGATAAAAATATTATCCTATCACTATAGATTATTCAATTACATCTTTAGCTTTGAGAAATCTCTTTGAACACCATATATGACCATCTATAAATGTGGCTGGACTAATTAGCAGTTCTGAGGCGAATCCATGTGAGAGGGACCAGAGGACCCGGGCCTCCCATTCTAGCATGTTTTCGTACTAAATACTCAACTACAAATCCCCAAATCACAAGAATTGCTTTAAAGGGTACTCTGTTTGGTTACTTGTTCATATAGGCAGGCAAGTTATATATACGAAGTAACTTAGGCGTATTTGTGCGTGCGTGTGCGCTTGTGTTGGGTATGTGTGCGTTTGGGTATGCGTGTCTATAGTCTAACAGTAGGCTTGCTGGTATATGTTGTTTTCCCAGGACGATGCTTAAGCGAAGGGGGACATCACTCAACAGTCTCATATCCCTGGGACAAAGTTTCCCCCTTTGCTGGATCTTAATGTTGCCTTTACATCGTTAGAGTAGTAAAACAAGCTTGTAATGGACTGTATCGGCATCcctataaatatcaaatatgatgCACTTCGGCATCCGTAAGATAAGGACATTCCGTGGGCGACAACTCAACGAGGAGAAACTTGCTGAAAGTGGTCAGCAAATCATCGATCTTTTAAAAGACGAAAATATCCACGAGGGTTTACTAAAAACCAAAAGGGTGTTCTGAGAAGGCAGAGTCAGTCCTTCAAAATGTTGGCTGATGGGAAGCTGAAATACTTTGCTAtgcggagtgttagctcagtggttaacaccggtgcctttcaatcataaggtcccgagttcgagtcactccaagattaatgtatgtcgtccagttacagagttgttgacaattgacagttCATAACtatggacgttaaatgtgaATATaaaagactgacttcggtcagcttgcggctttgataagccaatgatggcccgcttcttcgcgagttcctgctcgcaggaggatctaaaatacatacatacaatacagtgATGGGAGAACGGTTATTGGTGTACAGATATACACTGGATGACTGGGTCTTGACAATTTTAGaaatccattgttttttttttcttctgaattCAGGAAGAATAACAACTTTAGGCGTAGACTGATGAATGatgttaatttatttacatTAGTTAAACTTAACATGCAATCAACCATTTTAATTAAGAGATAATAAACCAGATCGGAGCTACAAACACGCAAAGCATTACCAAATATCAGTTTATTGATGTACTAAGTACTTAATTTAGTCACGGTATTCCAcataatatacacacacagacatggCTGTGGCTATGAATTATTACCTCACATAATTATAGGTATACATCTTCATTTGTAATATTGGGAGGTTGGTATTCAAAGAAGTATATAACACTATGTCACATAAACTGAGATGTCGATAAAGCAATCAGTGTGACATCTCTGAAACTTCCTTGGTGATTACATTGctttcaaaagaaaacaatcaGCCCTGTGCACAATATTACAGCATTGTTCTGACCTTATGACACATTATATTTCTTCACAGAGACATACAAACAACAACAGGTTTATAACTTTCCTGCAAATGTAAAAAACTGGTTTAAAAGACTGAGGTATTTTGAAGTTGAGTAAGTAACCAATTCAATTATATGTACTTGTATCAGCGTGTAAGATATGAGGATTTCATGAAGATGCATACTGCTTATTCGTTTACATTCATATTGTATTGAATAAGTAGAAGCAAAAACAGACATCAGTAACAATGGTGTCAAATGGGCTTTGTGTTATAACCTTCACATGCatctttgaaaatgttcttaTTAACATGTGAAAGGAGCATGCAAATAAGTTTGATCTATGCATATGTTCTTACACTTTATACGTTTAAATGTATACCGATGtctgtatttaaattattaaaagataaaaataagAGCAAGTAAAGAGAAACTAATTGGTCCAATTCCTGCCTTCATAGCTTGTTCCCTTGCTTTGATAAAATAGTATTGaaattaattcatttcattttggaaAAGTATCTTGCACAACACACTGGGATATCACACATGAACAACACATCAAAATGTCGTTGTGCAGGGGCCTATCACATATGTCATCAGTGTGTAGTGTTGATTCAAGTTCTCCACCATACCTGAGCAGCATGTAGCACTATGCTATCgtaaaattgtttattttccaAGGTAATATAAGCAATCCAACttcaaacaaaatagaaaaatgttGGCGTACTTCCTGCATGACACATTTAATTGCACAATATgcaatttcataatttgatatCTCGATAAAAAGAACTGAGCTATGAAAATATAGGAGTTGGACCAATGTGTTTCTATTTACATGCTCTGTGTTTTACACTTCAAATTTCAGTTGCCATGTTGCTTTACTTGTTTTTCATTTAGCAGAGAGGCATATCTCATAGAAGTTTTGGTCAGAAAGGGCATGGTGTTCCTGTTCAGATGAATAAGCTAGGGATCTGCTGAAAGTTCATTAGATAGTTACTTTGCCTTGGTGACATATACACACAGCAACAGCAACACATTATGTTAACATATAAACTTCCATGCTTTCGGTTATGATGCTTACATCATCGTAATTTATCCAGTCAAGTCAAACATTTGGCATATGTCTGTTTATCAGGACACTTCATTTGGCTTAATTTGTGCGACAAAGTAAAACTTCGGCTAACTTTCGGTTGAATGAAATTGACATATTGGCATACAACTGGCATACAAAGTCAAGGTTATTCTAGGCAGATGAGTGTGTGCGTGTATTCATGTGTGTGGGATGCCTTGCttat encodes the following:
- the LOC139975325 gene encoding uncharacterized protein yields the protein MAQRLDKPDWIEEHEDQSRSFKRQKSERTILAETFDNVKLIGGGICDEIVNFGSDLISNIGQINNNGDEEEEEEEEEQHHEEEEEEVFENNIRIRNPDTRFEDGGIKLGIHLRKGEHGFRVHKIIPGGLMDSENAIRENDLIVRVGDVEVTALSLSDLIDLFWESDINATLNLTIIRKSDDETDSEYLTYETRTLSFHINPKENTVSFERNVTVSSGRYQCFRPEDSSSQLYIDWKGDQKYLCVEDGILKFMSMKNNKTEKFRWKIQKCQQIAGPFSYLIRHIQTKKFLCCTGNAVSMCAGDFNPGLSINADDRWFTREDKYFESLTNPGHYLTIKPEDLTLICTDNKPDRIKINVIAGGTFQE